GCGACGCTGCCGTCGGCGTTGCGGTAGTCCATGTACCAGGCCGGGTCACCACCGGTGGCGACGACGCCGAGGATGCCGTCGGCGCCGAGACCACGGTGTCGATCGCACAAGGCGGCCACGACGTGGGGCGCGAGGGTCGCTACCGCACCGGCGTCGGGCAGGATGAGGAAGTCGTTCTCCGTCCCGTGCCCTTTGACGTAGCGCAGCCCGCCCACCGGGCCAGCGTAGATGAACGGCCCTCCGGTCAGCCCGATCGCGCCTGCGGGATGAGCCCGGGGGCGTGCCAGCCGGTCTGCTTCGACAGCATGCGGCGCGCTTCGTCGGCGCGCTGCGGCCCGGCGAACAGGTACCCATGCGCCCGGTCGCAGCCGAGCTCACAAAGTCGGGCGCCCTCGGTCCACGATTCGACGCCCTCGGCCACCACGTAGAGATCGCGGGCATGCGCCAGCCGGATCACCGAGGCGACGATGTTGTCCTCGTCCAGATCGGAGCCGACCCCTCGGACGAACGACCGGTCGAGCTTCACCGCGTCGATCGGCAGTTCCCCCAGGGTGGCGAGCGAGGAATACCAGGTGCCGAAGTCGTCGATAGCGAGAGCCACCCCGGCGTCGCGCAACTCCTGAAGGACCGTCGCGGCATCCCGGCCCCGGTTCGTGAGCGCCTCTTCGGTGATCTCCAGTCCGAGCGCCCCCGCCGGAAGGCCGGCATCCGAGAGCAGCCGGGAGACGCGACCGACGAAGTCGGGCTGGGAGAGTTCCGCGGCCGAGATGTTGATCCAGAGCTGGTATGGATCGTTGCGGGCGCTCACCGCGGTCTGCCAGGCAGCGAGCTCGGCGACGCAGGTTCGGAGCACCCAGTCGTCGAAATCGACGACGAGACCGGTCGCTTCGGCCACCGGCAGGAAGTCAGCCGGCCAGAGCAGACCGCGCCCGGGATGCTGCCAGCGGAGCAGCGCCTCCATGGCGACGACCGCGCCACTGGTGAGGTCGATCTCGGGTTGGAAGTGCAGAACGAGCGCCTGATCGTCCAGGGCCCGCTCCATCACCGGGAGGAGTTCGAGGTCAACCGTCGTCATGGCCAACCCCATTTCGACCCGGCGGCGTTGCCGCGTATGGGGTCAGCGTGATCCATTCAGGGGATCTGGTCAACCGCTTCCGCCCGGTCGGCTGGTGCGGCCGCCCGGGCAAGCGCCTGTTCGGGCAGATCGGGGCGATCAGCGGGGAGCCAGTGCACCCGGGGATCGCGGCGGAACCACGACCGCTGTCGCCGGGCGAAGCGCCGGGTGGCGGCGACCGTCCGAGCCCGGGCCTCCGCCTCGCCGAGCCGGCCGGACAGGTGCTCGAGCACCTGGTGGTAGCCCAGCGCGCGACTCGCCGTGCGCCCCTCCGGCAGCCCGGCGGCCGCCAACCGCCGCACCTCGTCGACGAACCCGCGGCCCCACATCCGCTCGACCCTCGCCTGGATCCGCTCGTCGAGCGTCGCGTCCTCGAGGGCGAGCCCGATCTGCACGGCGTCGTAGCGGTACCGGTAGGCCGGCAGGCGCGCCGAGAACGGCTGCCCGGTCATCTCGATGACCTCGAGCGCCCGGACCAGCCGGCGCCCGTTGCTGGGGAGGATCGCGGCCGCCGCCGCCGGATCCCGCTGCCCGAGCCGGGCGTGCAGGGCCGCTGCCCCTTCCGCGTCGAGCTCGGCCTCCAACCGGGCGCGCAGCACCGGGTCGGTGCCCGGAAACTCGAGATCGTCGAGGACGGCCCGGACGTAGAGACCCGAACCCCCGACCAGCACCGGCGTCCGGCCGACGGCGAGCAGGCGATCGACGGTCTCCCGGGCGAGCCGCTGGTAGTCCGACACGTTCGCAGCCCGGGTCACCGGCCAGATGTCGAGCAGGTGATGCGGGATGCCCGCCCGCTCGACGGGGTCGAGCTTGTCGGTGCCGACGTCCATCCCGACGTAGAGCTGCATGGAATCGGCGTTGACCACCTCGCCGCCGAGCGCGGCGGCGAGGCGCACTCCGAGCGTGGACTTTCCGGTCGCGGTCGGCCCGACGACGGCGACAACCCGGCCGCCCGGACCCGTCAGGTTCAGCGGGTCGAGCGCCGCCGGAACCGCCAGCCGGCGAGGCTCATGCCCACCACGATCGCAGCCAGGATCGGCGCCCCGAGGCCGCCGGTCGCCGGGAGCGACGCGGACCCGCTGCCGACGACCTTGATCGGACCGTGCGCGCCGACCGAGCCCACCGGCTCCACCGATCCGTGGAAGGTGCTCACCGCCGGGATGACCGTGTCGAATGGCGGGAGCGACTTGACGACGTGGAACGTCCCCACCGGATTTCCCGACAGCGATCCGACCGTGGTGGCAGTGAAGGCGGTAGCGCTGTAGAGCGTCGTCCCGGGCCCGTGTCCACCCAGATCCGCGAACGGGATCTCGATGGTGATCGTCCCGTTCGCCGGGTTGTACGAGCCGGGCACCACGGTCCCGGAGTCGAAGGCTGCGATCTTGGTCTCGGTGCCCTGCTGCGGCTGGCCGGCGAAGAATCGCGGCGCGCCGCCGAGCACGCTCTCCATGCCCGCGTAGTAGACATTCCCGTTGCCCTGATGACCTGGGTCATAGGTTGTGAACCGGGTGATCCATTCGCCGGTCGTGCCGCCCAGGCTGGGGCTGACCGAGGTGCTCGCCAGGCTCTTCGCCTTCATCGTCACCACGAGACCCTGCGCGTTCCGGGCGATCGCCGCGTAGGTGAGATCGAGGTTGTCACTCGCCGGGGTCCGCGAGCCGTCCGCCGAGAAGAACGCATCCCCTCCGGTCTCCGTCACGGAGTTCTCCGGCACCCCGGGGCCGGCACCGGGGCCGTTGATGGTCCCGGCGATAAGACTCGGGCCGCCGATCTGACGGACCACGACGGCCGGGCCGTTGTTCGCAACCGCGCCGGTCGGCCCGGTGAGGTAGTAGTTCGACGTATCGTCGACGTAGCTGAAAATCAGCGCCCCGCGGGCGTCGTGGTTGACCTGGAGGTAGTCGCCGAGGCTGCGGTCGCCCTGGGTGACCTCACAGGTGGTCCCGGCGGTGCAGATCGGCCCGTACTTGATCGGGTGCTCGCTCACCGTCACGGTCTGGAACGACGGCCGCGGCGATGCGGCACCGAAGTCGGTCTCGTTGAGGCTGATCCCCGCCTGCACGCTGAACTCGCCGTGGCTGAGCGCGTCGAAGGTGTAACTGCCGCCTTCGCTCGTCTCGTTCGTGTGGTACCACGCGACCGCGACCCGGCCGGAGGAACCGGCGGTGATCCAGGGGAAGGCGTTGGAGCCGCTCGTGCTGACCTGCACAGGCTGGCCCCAGGTGATGCCGTCCTTGGAGGCGGCGACGAACACCTCGTACGGCCCGCTCGGGGAGATCGTGGGCGTCCCGGCGACGTTCTCGTCCTTCAGCTGCTGCGACGCGAACGACTCATAGAAGTGCCCCGCACTGTCCTCGGCGACCGTCGCGAACAGCGCGGCGCCGCAGTACTCGGTCTTCCCGAGGTGCGCGGTGTCGGCGGGGAAGTCGGGGCAGAGCGCGGAGTCGAGAATGGTCGTCGTGTACGAGCCGGTGAGCGTGGGGAAGCTGCCGGTGATGGTTCCGCGGGACGACGAGATCTGGTTGCCGTCCGCTGTCGTGTGCGCGATCAGCACGTGACCGGTCGGGTCGACCTGGATGTTGCCGGAGATGCCCTCGTTGTCGGTCACGCAGTCGTAGAACCCGGTACCGGCGCAGTGGCCATCGGTCTGATTGGCATTGATCACGGGCGCGAACGTCAAGCCGTTGGTGCTAGCGGTGAGCACCAGCTGGTTACTCACCGGTGCATTGGGGTCGAGCCCGCCGACTACGTCGTCGTAGTCCTCGTAGATCCGGAAGTTCGGGTCACCGAGGCTGCCCTGGGTCGCGTACCACATCCGGTCCACCGGCGTGTTCGGCGCACCGGCGCAGCTCGACGTGAAGCTGATCCCGCCGTTGGAGCTCACGCTGTTCGACAGGTTGCTGAGGTTCTGAAGGTCGGAGAAGAACAGGTTGCCCTTGGGGTCGAGGTGCACCTCGGTGTCGCCGCCACCCTGCGGGCAGGTGCCGAGCAGATGTCCGGTGCCGGCGATGTTCGCCGGTACGAAGTGGAAGCTGTTGCCGTGGTCGAGGGAGGTCCACAGATAGCTGAGGGTCCGTGACGAGCCCTCGGGGACCGAGGAGTACAGAACGTCCCCGGGGCCGACGTTGATGTCGGGCTCGAAGCCGGGGTACTGCTCGTCGACGACGACCTCGTGGGAGAACTGGTAGCTCGCCGCGGCACCCTGGGCGGTGGCGGCCCCACCGACTCCGGCCGCCACCGATACGCCGGTCACCAGGACCGCCGTCATCCAAGCTCGCCGACTACCCATGAGGCCTGCCTCCAGCTGTAGGTCCACTGTTGGACCCCCGCGGTCAACCGTAGCCCGGTTTGCCCTGTTTCGCGCCGGAGGTAGTGCCCGACCCGCCCGCTCAGGATCGGGTGCCGCTGCGCAGCCGCCGAACCACGAGGCTAGTCGTTAGGACGATGAGAGCGGCCAGCGGGGCGCCCAGGCCGCCGGTGCTCGGCAGCGAACCCCCCGGAGCCGCCGCCGGCTGCGCGGCCTTGATCGGACCGCGTGCCCCGATCGAGCCCGCCGGTTCCACCGATCCGGTGAATGTGAGGTCGCCGGGAATCGTGTAGTCGAACGGCGGCGCGGATTTGGTCAGGTTGAATTGACCGGCCTGGTTGCCCGCGAGCGTGCCCACGGTGAGCGCGGTGAACGCCGTCGCGCTGTACAGGCGGGTACCCGGGCCGTGACCCCCGAGATCACTGAAGGGGATCTCCATGAGGATCGTTCCGGTCTTTGGGTCGTAGGAGCCCGGAATCGCCGTCGAGGAGTCGAACACCGCCTGCAACGTCGGCGCCTGGGTGGCCTGGGGCTGACCGGCGACGAAGGTCGGGGTCGCGCCGGCGATCGACTCCATGGCCGCGTAATAGATGTTGCCATTGCCGTTGTGCGCCGGGTCGTACGTCGTGAACCGCATGATCCACTCCCCGGTCGTGCCGCCGACCGCCGGGCTGGTGAGCAGGCTGGCCAGGCTCTTCACCTTCATCGTGACGACGAGGCCCTTGGCGTCGCGGGACAGCGAGGCGTAGGTGAGGTCGAGGTTTTCACTCGCCGTCGTGCGGGTGCCGTTGCCCGAGTACGAGGCCGGCTCGGGCTGGGCAATGACCGAACCCTCCGGAGCGCCGGGACCGGCACCCGGGCCAGTGATCATGCCGGTCGTCAGGCTCGGACCGGCGATTTGGCGTACCACCACCGGAGGCCCGGAGCTGGCCACGGCCCCGGTGGGCCCGACCGCGAAGTAGTTCGAGGTGTCGTCGACGTAGCTGAAAACCAGCGCCCCCCGAGCGTCATGGTTGACCTGGAGGAAGTCGCCGAGGCTGCGGTCGCCATTCGAGACGGTACAGCCGAGCCCCTGGGTGCAGATTTGGCCGTACTTGATCGGATGCTCGCTCACCATCACCGTCGTGTAACTGGGCGTTGCAGCCATGGCATTGAGGCTGATCCCGGCCTGCACGCTGAACTCGGCGTGGTTCAACCCGTCGAAGGTGTAGTCGCTCCCCTCGTGGGTCTCGTTGGTGTGGTACCAGGCGATCGCTACCCGGCCGTCGGATCCGGCCGTGATCCAGGGAAAGGCGTTCGAGCCGCTGCTGCTTACCTGAACCGGCTGGCCCCAGGTGACGCCGTCCTTCGATGCGGCCACGTAGACCTCGTAGGGCCCAGTGATGACCATGGACGGGCTGCCGGAGACCAGCTTGTCGGTGCGTTGTTGTGAAGCGAACGCCTCGTAGAAATGACCTGCGGAGTCCTCGGCGATCGTGGCGAAGTTAGCGGCCCCGCAGATCTCGCTCTTCCCGAGGTGCGCCGAGTCGGCGGCGAAGTCGGGGCAGAGCGTCTTGTCGAGGATCGTGTGCACGTAGCTCGCGGTGAGCGCCGCCGGAGCGGTTCCGGTGATCGTCCCCCGGGACACGACGATCTGGTTGCCGTCGCCGGTCGTGTGCGCGATGAGCACGTGGCCGGTCGGGTCGAGTTTGATGTTGCCGGAGATGCCCTCGTTGTCGGTCACGCAGTTCAGCGAACCGCCGCCGAGGCAGTCACCGGTGAACGAGGGGTTGACGACCGGGAAGAAGGTCAGCCCGTTCGTGCTCACCGTGAGGACGAGCTGGTTCGTCGGATCGTTCTGCACGTTGTTCAGGTCGGTCCCGGACACGACCGCGTCGTAGTCCTCGTAGATCCTGAAATTGGGATCCCCGAGGCTGCCCTGGGTCGCGTACCACATCCGGTCCACGGGGGTGTTCGGCGCACCTACGCAGTTCGACAGGAAGGTGGCGCCACCATTGGTGCTCACGCTGTTCGTCAGGTTGGACAGGTTCTGCAGATCGGAGAAGAAGAGGTCACCCTTTGGGTCGAGGGCCAGCTCGGTGTCCCCACCGCCCTGTGGGCAGGTCTCCAGCCGTCCGGTATCGAGGATCTGCCCGGGAACGAACTGGAAGCTGTTGCCGTGGTCGAGTGATGACCAGAGCCAGCTGAGCGTCGTCGAGGACCCGAAGGGCACCGAGCTGTACAAGGCGTCACCACGGCCGACCTCGATGTCGGGCTCGAAACCACTGCGCTGCTGATCGACGACCACCTCGTGGGAGAACCGATACCCCGGCGCCGGGGTCGACGCCGTCGCGATGCCAGCCCCGGCACTGAAGGCACCGACCGCCGTTCCGGCCAGCAAGGCAGTGAGCAAACGGCGGCTGGCCATGAATGTTCTCCTCGGAACGGGAACGACTCGGCAGGCCGGGGTTCAGGGCCCCCAGCTGGCGACCAGATATCCCACCCCGTACGGAGCCGCGTCGAAGCGTACTGCCCCCCGCAGCTGGCTGCCGGTGGCTGCGCCCGCCAGGACCTGCCAGGGCGCCCGGCCGGCGACCAGGAGATCGGCCGCGAGGCCAGGATCGAGATCGCGCAGGCAGGAGGTGTCCACCGCAGCCAGGGCGGCCGCGACCGCCCGGTCGTAGTCGTCCGCGCGCGGGTCGATGTAGCCCGGGGCCTTGACGTCGTGCCGAGCGCTTCCGTCGCCCATCACGAGCAGCGCGACGCGGTCGGCGAGCCCGGCGAGTTCCACGCCCAGCTCGGCGCACGCCGGGGGGGGATCGTCGGCGGCGACCGCCACGGCACGCCACGCCCCGTCCCATCCGGCCGCGTCCAACAGGTAGCCGCCGATCGCCAGCGACAGCGGCAGCGCCGGCCCGGCCCCCACCGCCGCGACCGGGCCCCAACCGGAGAAGTCCGCCGAACCGCCGGTGCGGTAGTCCGCGCCGGTCGGGGCGGATCCGACGAGGACGAGCAGGTCCGGCGCCGACCCTGCGAGTTCGGCGATCACCGCCAGGCAGGCCGCGCGCAGGTCGTCGAGCTCCGCGGCAGCGCCCGAAGCGATCCCCGGGACGAGCATCGGCGGGTGCGGGCAGACCGCGGCCGCGACCAGGCTCACCTGGCTGCGGTCGGGAGCCCGAGAAACACTCCTGGGCGCGCCGGCTGGGCCTGCCGGCTCTCCCAGGCGTCCCCGCCGCGGGTGCGGCGGACGGCTAGGGGCGGCCCGTCGGCAAGCAGGTGATGCGGCGCGGCCCGGCTGATCTCGACGCTCACCACGTCGCCCGGCCGGATCGGCTCGGCGGGCGAGCCCGGATGGAAATGCACCAGCCGGTTGTCCCGGGCCCGGCCGGACAACCGGCGGGTCGCCGCGTCCTTGCGCCCCTCCCCGGCGGCCACGAGCACCTCGAGATGACGGCCGACGAGCCGTCGGTTCTCGGCCCAGGAAATCTCCTCCTGCACCGCGACCAGCCGCTCGTACCGGTCCTGAACCACCTGGTGCGGGACCTGGTCTGGGAGTTTCTCGGCTGGCGTACCTGGACGTTTGGAGTACTGGAAAGTGAAGGCACCGGCGAATCGGGCGGCCCGAACGACGTCGAGGGTGTCCTCGAAGTCGGCTTCGGTCTCGCCCGGGAAGCCGACGATGATGTCGGTGGTGATCGCCGGGTCGGGCAGGCCGGCGCGAACCCGTTCGATGATGCCGAGGTAGCGCTCCCGCCGGTAGGACCGGCGCATCCGGCGCAGCACCCGGTCGCTCCCCGACTGCAACGGCATGTGGAGTGCCGGCATGACGTTCGGGGTCTCGGCCATCGCGGTGATTACGTCGTCGGTGAAGTCCCGCGGGTGCGGGCTGGTGAAGCGGATCCGCTCCAGACCCTCCACCGAACCGCAGGCCCGCAGCAGCTGCGAGAAGCCGTCCGCCTGGCCGAGCTCACGTCCGTATGAGTTGACGTTCTGCCCGAGCAGGGTGATCTCCAGCACCCCCTCGGCGGTCAGCGCCCGCACCTCCGCGAGGATGTCCGCCGCCGGTCGGTCGCGCTCGCGGCCGCGCAGGGTCGGCACGATGCAAAACGTGCAGGTGTTGTCGCATCCGACACTGATCGCCACCCAGGCCGCGTACGCCGACTCCCGCCGGGTGGGCAGCGTGGACGGGAAGACCTCGAGCGACTCGAGCAGCTCGACCTGGCTCTCGGCGTTCACGCGGGCCCGGTCCAGCAGCGCCGGCAGCGAGGCCAGGTTGTGCGTTCCGAACACGACGTCGACCCACGGCGCCTTCTCCACGATCCGGCCGCGGTCCTTTTGCGCCAGGCAGCCACCGACGGCGATCTGCATCCCGGGATGCGCGGCCTTGACCGGCCGCAGGTGCCCGAGGTTGCCGTAGAGCCGGTTGTCCGCGTTCTCCCGGACGGCACAGGTATTCAAGACCACGACGTCGGGCTCGTCGCCGTCCGCCACGGGCAGGTAGCCGGCGGTGTCCAGCAAGCCCGCGATGCGTTCGGAGTCGTGCACGTTCATCTGGCAGCCGTACGTGCGGACCTCGTAGGTGCGGGCGCTCACAGGGTTCAGGGTACGTGGCGTCGCCGCATCCGCGGCTGCTGCGCAGGCCCGATCTGACCGCCCGCGGTCCCCCGCTCCCGCCGAGTGGGCGATTGTGCGAATCCGCCACGCACCGAGTGGGCGGTTGTGCCGGGCACAATCGCCCACTCGGCGCCGGGGCCGGACAGGAGGCGCCGCCGGCACCGCCCGACCCGAACGCACCCGGTCAGGAGACCGGGGTCTCCGCGCCGCCGGTACCGGTCCCGGCAAGCAGCCGGTCGAGGGCGAGCTCGGTGTAGTCGTGCGGCTCACCGTCGGTTGGCAACAGCCCCCGCCGGGCGGCCGACAGGTGGGCGCACGAGGTGATCAGCGCCATGTGGGTGAACGCCTGCGGGAAGTTGCCGAGCAGCTCCCCCGTCGACGGGTCGTACTCCTCGGCGTAGAGCCCCACGTCGTTGGCCAGCGCCAGCAGCCGCTCGAGCAGGTCTTCCGCCTCCGCCAGCCGGCCGGCGTGGGTGAGGCAGTCGAGCAGCCAGAACGAGCAGAGCAGGAAGACCCCCTCACCTCCCTCGAGCCCGTCCGGGGCGTGGTAGCGGCGGAGCAGCCCGTCCTCCCCGAGGTCGCGGCGAACCACCTCGATCGTCCGCGCCACCAGCGGGTGGTCGGACGCCAGGAACCCCAGTGCCGGGAACAGGAGGACCGCCGCGTCGGCCACCGGGTAGCCGACCGCCTGGCCGAAGTACCCGCCGACCGCGCCCTCCTCCAGCAGGTAATCGCGCAGCGCGTCCCGCTCGGTCCGCCAGCGGTCGAGGTCCCCGGGCAGGTCCCGCGCACCGGCGATCCGCAGCACCCGATCCAGCGCCACCCAGCAGTTGAGCTTCGAGTGCAGGAAGTGGCGGGGATCGTCGCGGATCTCCCAGATGCCCTGGTCCGGCACGCGCCACCGGTCGCAAACGATGTCCGCGAGACCGGCGAGGAACGCCCAGTTCGACTCGGTGAGCACGCCGTCCGCCTTGCCGAACAGGTAGGCCGCCTCCACCAGCTGGCCGTAGCAGTCGAGCTGGAGTTGTTTCACCGCCCCGTTGCCGATGCGCACCGGGCGGGACGCCCGGTGGCCGTCGAGGTAGTCGAGCTCGACCTCAGGCAGCGATCGCTCGCCGCAGACCCCGTACATGATCTGCAGGTCCCGGGGGCGGCCGGCCCCGGTCCGTTCCAGCCATCGCTTGAACGCGGCCGCCTCCTCCCGGAAGCCGAGGATGAACAGCGAGGCGAGGGTCAGGGTCGAGTCCCGGATCCACGTGTAGCGGTAGTCCCAGTTGCGCTCCCCGCCCGGCAGCTCCGGCAGCGACGTCGTCGGCGCCGCCACCACGGCACCGCTCGGCGCGTAGATCAGGGCCTTGAGGGCGAGTGCCGAGCGGTGCACCGCGGCCGAATGGTCGCCGTCGTAACGGCAGCCGGCCATCCACTCCCGCCAGAACCCCACCGTGTCCTCGAGCCGGCCGGCCATCGCCGGCCCATCCGGCAGGTCGGCCGTCCCCCACTCGGTGTGGGACGGAGTCCAGGAGGCCTCGACGTAGGCCTCCTCCCCCGCCTCGAGTGTCCAGCTGCCGACCACCGCCTCGGCATCGACGCCGAGCGGCCGGGTCGCGCTCACCCACAGGGCGTCCGCGCCACCGACGACCTCGGCGGCGTGTTCTGTGAGCAGCGTGAACCGCGGCACGAAGCGGCCGTACTCGAATCGCGGCGCGATCCGGATGTCGACGGTCGCCCGACCGGTCACGCAGGCGATCCGCCGCAGCAGCGCGGCATAGGGGGCGCCGTCCCCGCGCCGCACCGGCATGCAATCGGTGACCTCCACCCGACCCTCGCTGCCCTCAAACGCCGTGACCAGCACGTTCGTGTCGTCCAGGTAGCGCCGGTCGATCGACCGCACGTGCCGGGGCGTCACATCGAACGAGCCGCCGCGGGACTCGTCGAGCAGCCGGCAGAACACCGCCGGCGAGTCGAACCGGGGGAACGTCGCCCAGACGATCCGCCCCTGCCGGTCGACCAGTGCCGAGGAATGGCAGTCACCGAGCAGGGCCAGCTCGGCGATGCTCCCCAACGGGTCGGTTCGGCTCATCCGCCTACCGGGCGTATTCGGTCGCCCGGGACTCGCGAACCACGGTGATCCGGATCTGACCCGGGTAGGTGAGCTCCTCTTCGATCTGCTTGGCGATGTCCCGGGCGATCACCTGTGCCTGGATGTCGTCGACCTTGTCCGGGAGAACCATGACCCGGACTTCGCGCCCGGCCTGCATGGCGAAGACCTTCTCCACGCCCTCCTGCCCGGAGGCGATCTCCTCGATCCGCTCGAGGCGTTGCACGTAGTGCTCGAGACTTTCCCGGCGGGCCCCCGGCCGGCCGCCGCTGATCCCGTCCGCGGCCTGGGTGAGCACCGCCTCGACGGTGCGCACCTCGATCTCGTTGTGGTGCGCCTCGATTGCATGAACGATGTCCTCGTGCTCGCCGTAGCGGCGGGCGACCTCGGCACCGATCAGCGCGTGGCTCCCCTCGACCTCGTGGGTCAGCGCCTTGCCGACATCGTGCAGCACCGCACAGCGCTTGAGCAGCCTCGGGTCCAGGCCGATCTCGCTCGCCATCATCGCGGCGATATGCGCGCTCTCGACCAGGTGCTTGAGCACGTTCTGCCCGTAGGAGGTGCGATAGCGGAGCCGACCGAGCAGGGCGATCAGGTCCTCGTGCATATCGGTGATACCGAGATCCACGAGGGCGTCCTCGCCGGCCCGTACGCAGATCTGCTCGACCTCGACCTTGCTCCGCTCGTACACCTCCTCGATCCGGTGCGGATGGATCCGCCCGTCGAGTACCAGCTTCTCCAGGGTCAGCCGCCCGACCTCGCGACGGACCGGGTCGAAGCAGGAGAGGAGAACCGCCTCCGGGGTGTCGTCGATGATCAGATTGACGCCGGTCACCGACTCGAAGGCCCGGATGTTGCGGCCCTCCCGGCCGATGATCCGGCCCTTCATGTCATCCGCCGGTAGGTGGAGCACGCTGACGACGGACTCCGAGGTCTGCTCGGAGGCGACCCGCTGGATGACCGTGGTGACGATCTTGCGGGCCCGCTCCTCGCCGTTCTCCCGGGCGTCGGCTTCGATGTCGCGGACGATGACCGCGGCCTCCCGCTTGGCCTGGGTCTCGATGGTCGAGACCAGCTCGGCCTTCGCGTCGGCGGCGGTGAGCCCGGCTACCCGTTCGAGCTCACGGCGGCGCTCGTCCTCGGCCTCGGCGAGGGCCAGTTCGCGTGCCTTCAGCCGGCCCTCCGCCTCGGCCAGTTCGAGGTCGCGGGCCTCGACCCGGCGCTGCTCGGCGTCGAGCCGCTCCTCCC
The nucleotide sequence above comes from Mycobacteriales bacterium. Encoded proteins:
- a CDS encoding class III extradiol dioxygenase subunit B-like domain-containing protein, which codes for MSLVAAAVCPHPPMLVPGIASGAAAELDDLRAACLAVIAELAGSAPDLLVLVGSAPTGADYRTGGSADFSGWGPVAAVGAGPALPLSLAIGGYLLDAAGWDGAWRAVAVAADDPPPACAELGVELAGLADRVALLVMGDGSARHDVKAPGYIDPRADDYDRAVAAALAAVDTSCLRDLDPGLAADLLVAGRAPWQVLAGAATGSQLRGAVRFDAAPYGVGYLVASWGP
- a CDS encoding glycoside hydrolase family 15 protein, with product MSRTDPLGSIAELALLGDCHSSALVDRQGRIVWATFPRFDSPAVFCRLLDESRGGSFDVTPRHVRSIDRRYLDDTNVLVTAFEGSEGRVEVTDCMPVRRGDGAPYAALLRRIACVTGRATVDIRIAPRFEYGRFVPRFTLLTEHAAEVVGGADALWVSATRPLGVDAEAVVGSWTLEAGEEAYVEASWTPSHTEWGTADLPDGPAMAGRLEDTVGFWREWMAGCRYDGDHSAAVHRSALALKALIYAPSGAVVAAPTTSLPELPGGERNWDYRYTWIRDSTLTLASLFILGFREEAAAFKRWLERTGAGRPRDLQIMYGVCGERSLPEVELDYLDGHRASRPVRIGNGAVKQLQLDCYGQLVEAAYLFGKADGVLTESNWAFLAGLADIVCDRWRVPDQGIWEIRDDPRHFLHSKLNCWVALDRVLRIAGARDLPGDLDRWRTERDALRDYLLEEGAVGGYFGQAVGYPVADAAVLLFPALGFLASDHPLVARTIEVVRRDLGEDGLLRRYHAPDGLEGGEGVFLLCSFWLLDCLTHAGRLAEAEDLLERLLALANDVGLYAEEYDPSTGELLGNFPQAFTHMALITSCAHLSAARRGLLPTDGEPHDYTELALDRLLAGTGTGGAETPVS
- a CDS encoding EAL domain-containing protein, which translates into the protein MTTVDLELLPVMERALDDQALVLHFQPEIDLTSGAVVAMEALLRWQHPGRGLLWPADFLPVAEATGLVVDFDDWVLRTCVAELAAWQTAVSARNDPYQLWINISAAELSQPDFVGRVSRLLSDAGLPAGALGLEITEEALTNRGRDAATVLQELRDAGVALAIDDFGTWYSSLATLGELPIDAVKLDRSFVRGVGSDLDEDNIVASVIRLAHARDLYVVAEGVESWTEGARLCELGCDRAHGYLFAGPQRADEARRMLSKQTGWHAPGLIPQARSG
- the miaB gene encoding tRNA (N6-isopentenyl adenosine(37)-C2)-methylthiotransferase MiaB; protein product: MSARTYEVRTYGCQMNVHDSERIAGLLDTAGYLPVADGDEPDVVVLNTCAVRENADNRLYGNLGHLRPVKAAHPGMQIAVGGCLAQKDRGRIVEKAPWVDVVFGTHNLASLPALLDRARVNAESQVELLESLEVFPSTLPTRRESAYAAWVAISVGCDNTCTFCIVPTLRGRERDRPAADILAEVRALTAEGVLEITLLGQNVNSYGRELGQADGFSQLLRACGSVEGLERIRFTSPHPRDFTDDVITAMAETPNVMPALHMPLQSGSDRVLRRMRRSYRRERYLGIIERVRAGLPDPAITTDIIVGFPGETEADFEDTLDVVRAARFAGAFTFQYSKRPGTPAEKLPDQVPHQVVQDRYERLVAVQEEISWAENRRLVGRHLEVLVAAGEGRKDAATRRLSGRARDNRLVHFHPGSPAEPIRPGDVVSVEISRAAPHHLLADGPPLAVRRTRGGDAWESRQAQPARPGVFLGLPTAAR
- the miaA gene encoding tRNA (adenosine(37)-N6)-dimethylallyltransferase MiaA; amino-acid sequence: MAVPAALDPLNLTGPGGRVVAVVGPTATGKSTLGVRLAAALGGEVVNADSMQLYVGMDVGTDKLDPVERAGIPHHLLDIWPVTRAANVSDYQRLARETVDRLLAVGRTPVLVGGSGLYVRAVLDDLEFPGTDPVLRARLEAELDAEGAAALHARLGQRDPAAAAAILPSNGRRLVRALEVIEMTGQPFSARLPAYRYRYDAVQIGLALEDATLDERIQARVERMWGRGFVDEVRRLAAAGLPEGRTASRALGYHQVLEHLSGRLGEAEARARTVAATRRFARRQRSWFRRDPRVHWLPADRPDLPEQALARAAAPADRAEAVDQIP
- the rny gene encoding ribonuclease Y yields the protein MGAALAAVGGLVVVALAVALSVALRRLSRATRPVPASSQPADTSAVERSETQAATILQAAERDAAEIRRAAEASAKDSVVEARKAAEAEVHSLREDARIIKVELQDLKADLERRENRLAEREERLDAEQRRVEARDLELAEAEGRLKARELALAEAEDERRRELERVAGLTAADAKAELVSTIETQAKREAAVIVRDIEADARENGEERARKIVTTVIQRVASEQTSESVVSVLHLPADDMKGRIIGREGRNIRAFESVTGVNLIIDDTPEAVLLSCFDPVRREVGRLTLEKLVLDGRIHPHRIEEVYERSKVEVEQICVRAGEDALVDLGITDMHEDLIALLGRLRYRTSYGQNVLKHLVESAHIAAMMASEIGLDPRLLKRCAVLHDVGKALTHEVEGSHALIGAEVARRYGEHEDIVHAIEAHHNEIEVRTVEAVLTQAADGISGGRPGARRESLEHYVQRLERIEEIASGQEGVEKVFAMQAGREVRVMVLPDKVDDIQAQVIARDIAKQIEEELTYPGQIRITVVRESRATEYAR